The DNA window GTTCGTACTGAGCCCGAAGCTGCGGGTCGGTGGCGACGGCCGGCGCGACCGCCTCGACAAAAGCCCAGCGCAACCACTTGTTGCCCTGCTTGATGATCTTACCGTGATAGGTCTTGCCGCCGGAGGAATAGGTCGAGGGCACCAGGCCGGCATAGGCGGCAAGCTTCTTCGGGTTGCGGAAGCGGGAGATGTCGTCGATCTCGGCGTCGATCAGCCGGGCGAAGAACTCCCCAATACCGGGGATGGTCTTGAGCAGCTTCACATTGCTGTTGGTCTTCGTCATCGCTCGGATCGTCGCTTCAGACTGTTTGATCCGCCCGTCGATGTCGCCGATGAACTCCAGCCCCCGGTTGATCTGAATGCGGTCGATCTCCGACACATTGAGCGCGGCAAGTTGCTGACGCCCGGCCTTGCCGAACAGGTCGCCCAGCTTCTTCAGCTGGGCTATCTGCTCCGGGTAACGGTCGAACACCGTGACGATGCGGTTCTTGGTCATCGTCCGCAACCGCACGTAAAACATCCGCTCACGCAGCGCCACGCGAAGCTCCCGTGATTTCTCGCTCGGCGCCCAGGCTTCCGGCACCAGGTCGGCGCGCAGCAGGTGCGCCAGCACCGTCGCGTCGATCTTGTCCGTCTTGATCTTCGCATCGGCGATCGCCTTCACCTTCAGCGGATGCGCCAGGACAACATCGTCGCAGATATCGTCGAGCCAGTCATACATCACCATCCAGTTACGGGTGGCTTCCACCACCGCATGGCTGTTCTCCCGATACCGCTCC is part of the Rhizobium jaguaris genome and encodes:
- a CDS encoding IS110 family transposase; this translates as MTAPYDYHIGVDYHKSYSHLVVQDGAGKTLRSGRVKNDRQSLGSFLERYRENSHAVVEATRNWMVMYDWLDDICDDVVLAHPLKVKAIADAKIKTDKIDATVLAHLLRADLVPEAWAPSEKSRELRVALRERMFYVRLRTMTKNRIVTVFDRYPEQIAQLKKLGDLFGKAGRQQLAALNVSEIDRIQINRGLEFIGDIDGRIKQSEATIRAMTKTNSNVKLLKTIPGIGEFFARLIDAEIDDISRFRNPKKLAAYAGLVPSTYSSGGKTYHGKIIKQGNKWLRWAFVEAVAPAVATDPQLRAQYEHLKFRGTNKARVAMARKLLTIAFQILRDQRPYERRGANSEEGASSTTSRLS